From the Corynebacterium sp. P3-F1 genome, the window ACGTCTCAATGTCGCGGATGAAGCTCACATGCGTCGATCCCGGCGTGAGACCCGTACGGTCCTGCGGGAAGCGCAGCAGAAGGAAACCGAAAATCAACGAAATGGCGAGCTGCCCGACCAATTTCGCAGTTTTGTTCAGCCCGAGATTGCGGTTGAAGAAGAGTTTGAGGCCGTCGTCGGCGAAGCCGAGCAGGCCGAGCCCAACGGTCAAGCCGAGCACGAGCAAGCCCGAAGCGGTGAATTCGCCGTGGCCCGTTGCCATCCCCCAGAATCCCACAACAAGGTAGGCGACAACGATGCCCAGCAAGATTGCGATGCCGCCCATGGTCGGGGTACCCCGCTTGCGGATGTGCGATGCCGGCCCGTCCTCGCGGATCTCTTGCCCCTTACCGGCAGAGGTGAAGTAGCGGATGAGCAGAGGTGTGGTGAAAATGGCGACGAGGAAGCTGATCGCCCCCGACATGATGAGCTGGGTCATGGTTTGCTACCTCGCGTCTTCCTGGTTGATGTGTGTGTGTTGCGGGCTGGCGCCGGGGTGTCAGCGAGCAGCGCTTCGGCGACACGCCACAGCCCAATGGCATTGGATGCTTTGACCAGCACAACGTCGCGTTCCTCGCGGCTGCGCCAGTTCTCTTCACCGGGCGGGGCTGTTCGGACGATCTCACCGACGATCCCCGTGGCACGGTTGACATCGGGTGCCGTGTAGGTGGCAATCCCCCGCTCCGCGGCGTGCTCCGCAAGGACACGGGTCTCTTCGCTCTCCCCCACGACGACAAGGTGCGTGACACTGTAGCGCGCAAGCTCGTCGCCCAATGCCCGGTGCGCCTCGACTGAATCGGAGCCGAGCTCGCCCATTTCGCCGAGCACGGCGATCGACCGGACACCGGGCCGCGCGGCGGCTGTAAATCCGAGCGCGGCGATTCCGGCGCGCATGGAGTCCGGGTTAGCGTTGTACGCATCGTTTATCACGGTCAATCCGTCGGCGCGGGTATTCACGTCCATGCGGTTGACGGACACGCTGTGCGCGTTGGACAACGCGTCGGCGACCGTCGCCGCGTCGAGCCCCGCCTCGATGCCCACCGCAGCGGCAGCCAGGGCATTCGACACCTGGTGCGCGCCGAAGACCTTCAGGCTCACCCGCTGCGGGTCCCCCGCGGGGGAATGCATGGTGAAAGTGGCACGCGCGACGTCGTCAAGCTGAATGTCCGTCGCATAGTACTCGGACGCTTCTCCTTGCGCGGCAGCGGAGTTGTCCGCGGAAAAGCGCACGACGCGCCCCCGGGTGCGCGGAGCCATGCCGGCCACGAGCTTGTCATCTGCGTTGAGAATGGCCACACCGTTTTCAGGCAGCGCTTCGACGAGCTCACCTTTCGCTTTCGCGATGTTTTCACGCGAGCCGAACTCGCCCAAGTGTGCGCTACCGACGTTGAGCACCACTCCGATATGCGGCGGAGCGATGTTGGCCAATTGGGCAATGTGGCCGATATTTCGCGCAGACATTTCGGCGACGAGGAAATCCGTTTCTTCCGTGCAGCGCAGCACGGTGTACGGAAGACCGATCTCGTTATTGAACGATCCCGGTGGCGCAACGGTCTCCCCTCCGCGCCCGAGAACATTCGCAATGAGATCCTTCGTAGACGTTTTTCCCGCAGAGCCGGTCACGCCCGTGATGCACAAACCGTGCTTTTCCACGAGGGTGCCCGCCACATGCGCAGCCAATTTGGCCATTCCGGCGACAACGGCGCGCGCCGATCCGTCAGGGTCGCCCGCGGCGAGATCGGAATTGTCCCCCTCAATCTGCTCGACAGAAGGGAGAATGACGGCGGGGACGCCGACTTCGCGGGCGACGAGCGCTCCCACCGCACCCCGCGCGACCGCGGATTCCGCGAAATCGTGCCCGTCGACGTTGCTGCCTGGAAGGGCGACGAAGAGACCGCCGGGAGTGATCTTGCGCGAATCGAATTCAACGTAGCTAGTTACTGTCGCGTCCGGGTCGGCGGAATCGCTCAGCGTTCCACCAGTGACCCGTGCGATGTGACCCAGTGTCATGGGAATCATGCCCGATCCTCCTTAGCTGTGGCTTTCGCTCCGAAACCTGCGTGCGCCAACGCTGCGCGCATCTCTTCCCTGTCGTCGAAATGGTGCGTGACGCCGCCGATGATCTGGCCCACCTCATGGCCTTTACCCACGACGATAACCGCGTCGCCGGGCCGCGCCCACGCGACCAGCTGTCTGATGGCGTCCGCGCGCGAATCGCTCTCGCGGATCTCAACCTGGCCCGGCTCGCCGGCGGCCTCCTCAGCGCCGGCGAGTACCGCGGCGCGGATCGCTGTTGGGTCCTCGGTGCGTGGATTGTCGTCAGTAACGATCACCAGATCCGCGCGTCGCGCCGACTCCGCGCCCATCACAGCGCGTTTAGACTGGTCGCGGTCGCCTCCCGCTCCCACGACAATGCCCACACGTCCATCGACCTGCTCCCGCAAGGAGTCGAGCGCCGCCGCGATTGCCGCCGGCTTGTGGGCGTAGTCCACCACGGCGACGAACTCTTGGCCCGCGTCGATGCGTTCCATTCTTCCCGGTACCGCTGCTCCGGTCAGTCCGTTAAGGAACTCCGCCGCATCGATGCCCGCCGCATCCGCGATCGCGGTAGCAAGTGCCGCGTTGGCTACATTGAATGCACCGGGCAGAGGCAGACGCGCATCGATTTCGATTCCGCGCAAACGCACCGTGATGTCTTGCGCGCCGCTGTCGGTTGTGCCGTTGAGTGTCGCTTCGCACTCGAGGTGGGCTTGTCCATGCGTACCGACGGTCACAACGACCGATTCGCCTTCAGAGGCACCCTCTGCCGCGCGACGTACCATTCGCTCGCCCCACTCGTCGTCCACGCAGATCACGCTGGTCTTCGCCGCCAACGAGGACTGACGGTCGAAGAGCATCGCTTTCGCGTCGAAGTAGTCTTCCATCGTCGGATGGAAATCGAGGTGGTCCTGCGACAGGTTAGTGAACCCGGCCACGTCGAATGCAGTGCCTGTGACGCGCCCGAGAACCAAGGCGTGGGAGGAGACTTCCATGACCACGTGAGTGACGCCGCGGTCGACCATGAGCGCGAAGAGCTCTTGCAGCTTCGGTGCCTCGGGGGTGGTCAACGACGTCGGGACATCCTCGCCCTTGATCCTGGTGCCCGTTGTGCCAATGAGCCCCACCGCGCAACCGGCTGCAGAAAGGCCAGCTTCGAGCATGTACGTCGTCGTGGTCTTTCCCGACGTGCCCGTCACGCCAATCACGGTGAGCTTGTCCGAGGGGTTGCCGTGGATCTCAGCGGAAACAGGCCCCAGAATCGCCCTGACATCGTCAACCACCAGCACCGGACGGGTTTCTCCCGCCTGCGCCAGAATGTCCCAACCGGCGTGGTCGGTGAGGATAGCGGTGGCCTCAGAAGATTCCGCGAATGCGGCACCGTGGACGCGTGTGCCGGGCAGCGCCGCGAAAATCCAGCCCGCTTCCACTGCGTGGGAGTCGAGGCTGATGCCCGTTACCGTGAGCGCACCGGTCGGCCGGTTCTCCACCGTCGCCGCGGCGATGTCCGCCACCGTTTCCAATGCGACGGCGGCCGCACGATTACTGTCGATGCCGTTCATGACCACTCCTCGCTTTCTCTACTGGGCTTGCAGGACCATGGGCTCACCCGGGTCCGGGCTCTGGGGGATGTTCTCGCGGTTGATCAACCAGTTCGCGATGTCAGTGAAGATCGGCGCGGAAGACTGCCCACCACCGCCCCCTTCCAGGGGACCGCGCTCCGGGTCGTCGAGCATGATCGCGACCACGAAACGGGGATCATTCGCCGGGGCGATACCTGCGAATGTGATCCAGTAGTCCGAATTGGAATAAGCGCCCGTATCAGGATTGACCTTCTGCGCCGTACCCGTCTTACCGGAGAGCTGGTAACCCGGAACACCGTTGCCCTGAGCGGTACCGTTATTCACACCGTTCGGGTCGTCTTGGAACGCCGCCCGGAACATATCCACCACTGTCTTCGCGGTCTTCTCGCTGACGACACGGGTGCGGCGGGGATCCTCTTGCGGCATCTGTTCCCCGGTCGGCTGAGTGACGCTTTTGACTACGCGCGGTTCGATGCGCTCGCCACCATTCGCCAAAGCCTGATAGACACTGGCCAGCTGCAGCGTGGTCACCGACATACCCTGACCGATCGGCAGGTTAGCGAAGGTGCCTCCTGACCACTGCTCCCGCGAAGGCACGAGTCCGGACGACTCGTTTGGCAGTTCAATGCCCGTGGCTTGACCGATACCGAAACGCTTCAAGTAATCGTCGAAACGCTCATCGCCTACTTCCTGGGCGAGCATTAGAGTTCCCACGTTCGAAGATTTACCGAAGATGCCGGCGGTCGTGTACGGCGCGACATCGTGCTGCCACGCGTCAGCAACGGTCACTCCGGCCATCTCGATGGAGCCCGGAACTTGGTGTACTTCATCCGGTGTGGTGAGTCCCTCCTCGATCGCGGCTGAGGCGGTTATGATCTTGGCCACGGAGCCCGGTTCAAACGGGTGGGAGATCGACGGGTTCTCGAAACTGCGTCCCGCCTCAAGTTGACGCTCCAGATCTCCATTCGGGTCAATGGTGCTCGTGTTCGCCATAGCCAGCACTTCGCCGCTTTTCGCATCGAGCACCACAGCCTCGGCGTCTTTCGCTTTGGAATTCAACTTGGCCTGCTCCAGCGCCTGCTGAACATACGCCTGCAAGTCCAAGTCGACCGTGAGTTCCACGCGCGCGCCGTCCACCACCGGGACTACGTCGCGAAGCGTGCCCGGAATCGGCTGGCCGTTCGCGGACACATCCTCCGTCGAGCGTCCGTCGATGCCGGTGAGTATCGAATCGCTCGAGGCCTCAAGACCAAACTGGCCCTGACCGTCCATGGAAACGCGGCCGACGATGTTCTCTCCGATCGCGCCGTTCGGATACTCGCGGATGTCCTGGCGGTCAGCTGCCACACCGTGGAATTTCTCGGCGACCTGCGCCGCCACAACCGGGTCGACGTTGCGCACCAGCACTTCGTAGTCTGTGTCGGCGTGGAGCTTCTCCAGAATGTCCTTAGAGTTCACCCGCGGTGTCGGCAGCTTATCTTTCTCGCCTTTCTCCCCGGGCGATGCCTTATCCCCGTTCTTCCCGTCATCTCCGCCGGAACCGTCGACATTTTCAGACTGGAGCATGGTCGGGATCTCATTGGCCATTTGCCGCAGCAAATCCTCGACCCGTGCGCTCTCCTGCGCCTCCGCCTCAGCTCGGGTGGCACCGTCGGCGTACATTTCGTTCCGCGCGAGTTCGCCTAACTCACGCCGCAATGTCACCGGAGACACAGTCAAGGAGCGCGCTTTCATCGTGTAGGCGAGATAGTTGCCTTCACGGTCCACAATTGCGCCACGGCGCGCGGGATCCTCATACTCGCGTTCGCGTTGCGCGGCCGCCACCGTCTGTAGTTTCGGTCCCCACTTCAACTGGACCCATGCTAGGCGCCCGACAAGCAGGAGAGACAGAACGAGAAAGACGGCGGTGAGGATACGCATACGTTTGGCAGTAATGACCTTCTGCGCAGACATTGCCTCTGCCTGCGCCTGCCGCTTCCGCGGGTCCATCCTGCTCACGTCGCAGTCTCACCTACTTCTCTCGTGCCATAGCACTCCCAATGATTGCCTTCATCTTGCCCCGATCGCAGGACGAGGTCATGACCGCCACACACGATTAGGGAACTAAATGCCGCCCCTAGAAGCCACCCGGCAAGCCCGGGAGCGCCCCTACCGGTTGCGCTGGATCACGTGGCGCTTCAGCCGGGGCGACTGGGCCGGACGACGCCATGGGGGCAGCATCACGGCTGTTTTCACCCGAGCGCGCGTTCTGGGAAGTAGCAACCGGGTTGTTCTGCCCACCAGCTTCCGCTAACGATGGTGCTGCGCCGCGGCTGGAAGGCAAAGAGTTCTGAGGTAGCGCGGACAAGTTATCCGCAATGTCGCGGGTGGCCTGACGGTCGCTTGTGGCGTGGTCAGTGCGAATCGTCTCCTCGTTCACATCGACGATGCGCAAAGTCTTTGCCGGATCCGCCTCACGCGCCTCGCGCGCTTTCCCCTCTGCATCCACATCGATAATGCCGGGCTGAACAGGGACGACCATCCCCGCCGCGTCGGCCTTGGCCGCGACCTCGGCAGCAGCGCGACTGTCTTCCACGTTACGGTTGAGCGTCTCAAGCTCGTTGTTGAGTTTTCGCTCCTGCCCCTGGAGCTGCTCGATGGTGAAAGTCTGCTGAGTGGACAGAGCCGACAGGAGCATCGCACCGAAGATCCCCAGGATGAGAAGCGGCAACGCCATCAACGACATGGTCGAAAATTTCCGCTTCGCTTCCGTGGTGGTGACCCGGCGGCCGCGGACCGAGACTACCTGCCGGGAACCGAGACGGCGGGGGCCATGGGGCGCATGCGGTGCAATGCGCGGTTTGAAACCGGTCGGCGCCGGAGCGGTACGGGTCCGCTCGGGGGAGCGCGTCGTGCGCTCAGGGCTGCGCTCCAACAGCGCAGTCGAGCCTCCGGAGGTGTTTCCGGCTGTGAGGTCTCGGCTTGCTCCCATGGTCCTAGTTCCCTTCCCTAGTGGCCGTGCTTTCTGTGGATATGTCGTCGCAGTCATGGCTAACTTCCGTCGGGTTCCTCGCCTAGCTTTTCGACGGCCCGTACCCGCACCGACGCCGCTCTGCGGTTCAACTCGATCTCTGCTTCCGAGGCTTGTTCGGCACCCCGGGTGAGGAGGCGGAATTTCGGCGCCATATCAGGCAGTTCAGTCGGCAATCCGGGCGGGGTTTTCGACTCGGTCAACTCCGCAAACGTGCGTTTGACCAACTTGTCCTCGTGGGACTGGTAGCTCATGAACACAGCACGCCCGCCGGGTCCGAGCGCGTCCGCCACCATCGGAATGACATTTGCCAGCGCTTCAAGTTCCCGGTTGACTTCCACGCGCAGCGCCTGAAATGTGCGTTTCGCCGGATGCCCGCCTGTGCGCCGCGTCGCCGCCGGAATAACGCTGTACAAGAGATCCACAAGACGCCCAGAACGGTCGAAAGGCTCTTTCTCACGCTCGGAGACAACCGCGGACGCGATCTTTCCTGCAAACCGCTCATCGCCGTAAGTCTTAAGGACACGTGCCAAGTCGCCGTGACTATATGTGTTCAGCACATCCGCCGCGGTCATTCCCCCGCTCGGATCCATGCGCATATCCAGCGGAGCGTCGACACGGTACGCGAATCCGCGCTCCTCCTGGTCCAGCTGCATGGACGAGACACCAAGGTCAAAAAACGCGCCCGCTAAACCTGTCTCACGGACGCGCTCAAACGCCGGGTGGGCACGTGACTTAAGTTCATCAGCCAGGCAGTCAAAACGCCCCTGCACAGGGACGAACCTGTCCCCGAATTCTTCCAAGCGGCGTGTCGCCTGATCGAGAGCGGCGGCGTCACGGTCGATGCCGATGAAAGTAGCAAGCGGAAACTCGTTGAGGAAGTATTCAGTGTGGCCCCCAGCGCCGAGCGTGCCGTCCACGATGACGGCACCATCGCCGAATTTCTCCGCTGCTGGACGCAGCAGATCCCTCATGCGATCGCGCATCACTGGAACGTGGCCATGGTTCGCGTCAATGCCGAAATCCATCGCGGATTCTTTTGCCGTCTCTTGTGCCACCGTGGTCCACCCCCTTGTGTGCGCCTGTCATGATTTGCTGCGGATCGGGTCTGACTGCAGTTGTTCCTATGTTCCGGCGGAGAACGTGCAGAGCCCTGCTCGGGGCGGTCATTCTGATATCGGGGAAGTACACCAGAACGACTCGCGCCCCGAGCAGAGTCCGTACACGCTCTCCGTCCGCCCGCTTAGAGCAGGCCCGAGAGAATGTCGTCCTCGTCGGCCGCCGAGAAGGCAGCTTCTGTATTTTCTTGGTATTTCGCCCAGGACTCGGCGTCCCAGATTTCCAAGAAATCCACTGAACCGATGACCACACATTCCTTCGAAAGGTTTGCGTAGTCCCTGTGCGCCGGCGACAACGTGATGCGACCCGAACCGTCAAGCGTTTGCTCATCCGCACTTGCCGCCAAGTTTCGAATGAACGCACGCGCTTTAGGGTTCGTACGGGACACCGCGGCCGCCTTTCGTGCGCGCGCCGCGAACTCCTCGCGGGGGTAAACCGCCAAAGAGTGGTCCTGTCCCTTGGTCACCATCAGCCCGTCCGCCAAACCCTCGCGGAATTTGGCGGGCAACGTCAGGCGCCCCTTGTCGTCCAGCTTGGGGGTATAGGTGCCAAGAAACATCCGGCGCCCTACCTTCCTTCACTCAACGACTCCGGCTGTGAACTTTTGTCAGATCCGACCCGGCATCGTCACACCGGCCCTTCACTGTCCCCCACTTTAACCCACAATCCCCCACTTACGCCACATTGGAACACAATTTTCCGTTCGCGTGTCATAAATGTACAGATCACAACGGCAGCAACGAGTGGAGCGCCCACCCGCCTCACTTCAGCCACTCCCACCACAAAAGTGCTCTCAAAACGCCATGATGCTAGTAAATCACACCGACACCTCCCGACTTCCAACACATCATCGCAGGATATGAGCCATGATGGGACTTATCGGCACTCAAGGTGGGTGAAAGTGGGGCACAGGAGTGGAGCTCAGTGGGGCACGAAAAAATCCCCCTTCCACGCTTCCGTGAAAGGGGGATATGGAAACAAGCTAGGAGTCGCTCCGAGGCAGCACTACTTCAATCTCAATGCGGCTACTGCCCCTCGAACCGCCGGCGGAAATTCTCCTCCATGCGGGCGCTCATGCCGTCACGATGAAGCTGGGGGCCTGCGTTCCGCGCAGGACGGGCGGGCACCTCGTGCGCGGGAGCCCGCAATGCCCATACACCGCCGGCGAACATGACCACAAAACCAAGGATGCTCAGCGCGATGAACCAGAGACTCTCTGCCGCCAGAGCCACCCCGGAGATGAGAAGCACGAGACCGAGGACAATGAGTGCCAACGAGCGCATGGTCAGACGGAAACTCGCGCCCGCAGGACCGGACGCAGGCGCAGAGGACACAGTGGACCCGAATTTCGGGTCATCGGCCATCAGCGACTCCTCAATTTCGCGGAGCAACTTTTGTTCCTGCTCAGATAAAGCCACTTTCACTCCCAGCCTGGTTTGGTTGCCGTCTTCACTAAAACTTCAACGCCCAAGGGTGACGGTTTGTTCCCCCATCATACCGCCCTGAGATCCAGACAAATGTAGCGGTGGCGACCTAGGCGGCGGACGCGCCGCCCGTCTCACCCGCCGTTTCTTCATAAAAGGCCGTGGCGTATTCAAATAGCCGCTCAACCTCAACAGGGTCGGGATGAAGTTCGATCCCAGAGGCGACTCGCCCCCGCTGACGCGAGAAACGTACGAAAATCTCGGCCCAGTACTTGCCCCGAGGGCCGGTCAAAGCAAGCTTGTCCCAGGCGCTGCTCGGCAACCGTTTCCGCCGCGAGACCGTCGCAGACTGCGCGATCATTGCACCCGCGGTGCGCAGAGCGGCCCGGTACGCGCTTTCCAGAGCGAGGTCTGCGGCCCCCGCCGCAAGCTGGCCGCGCGCATCTTCTAAAAGCAGGCCTGCTGCCCCAACAAATTCGTCATGCCGCGACATAGCGGGGGTCGCCCCGTATACCGCCCCGGTCGTTGCTGAGATCACACTGGACATTTCGGCTCCCTCCCTGAGAGACCTTTCGATACCGTGGCCCCGATTCATGGTGTGACTTCACACTAGAAACCGACGTGGACACCACAGCGACATGTTCGAACATGTTTTCGATCTTGGATCCGGGGGCGCGCCCCAAATTGCCCGTGACATGCACTAATAGGAGGGGCAACCCTGTGGATAACCCAAACAGTGCGCAACCGCTTTGTTTGCGTGGTTCGATGGAGACCGTGTCCGTCACTTTCCGCGATCTGTCCCCGCACGAGTTCTCTGCCATGTCGCCGCAACTCGTGGATCTCTACATCAGGGCAATGAATTACCCCGTATCCATCCGCGAGCAACGCGTGAACGTCTGGCAGCGCGACTCCACAGAGCGGGATTTCGCCGCCGTGGCTGCATTCGCAAATGACGAACTAGCGGGGATCGCATACGGGTTCCGTGGGTCCCCGAATCGGTGGTGGGACCGGCAACTGCGCAGCGGACTGGTGAACAACCACGCCATGACCCCGCACATGATCGAAATCGTGGACAGTTATTTCGAGCTCGCAGAAATACATGTCTCCCCACAACTGCAAGGTGGAGGAATTGGCCGCACCCTGATTACCCGTCTCCTAAGCCAGGCTCCCCAGCCTTTTGTTCTGCTGTCCACGCCCGAGGTGCCGCGCGAAGCTAACGCGGCATTCGGTCTTTACCGTTCCCTGGGGTTCCGGGATGTGCTGCGCAATTTCACCTATGCGGGTGATCCCCGCCCCTTCGCCGTTCTCGGGCGGACATTGCCACTACTGTGAGTTCACCCCCGGTAGAGTGTGCCGTAATCGTCCCACCCCGCAGGATAAGGAGCTACGACTGTTGAGCGAGCGCACACCCCTAGTATCTGTCGCGGATGTCCCTGGGGCAGTTGAACGGGAGCTCGAGGATTTCCTTGAGTCCAGCGTGGCGTCGATTAGCGAAATCGGCGGTCCCGTCGCGCAAGCCGCGGGGCACGTTCGAGATTTCGTGCTCGGCGGCGGGAAACGCATCCGTCCAACTTATGGCTGGGTGGGGTACGCGGCGACTGTGGACGGGGACATCGGAGCCGAAGACCCCGCGGCAGTCCTTCGCGCGGTCAGCTCGTTGGAACTGATTCAGGCTTGCGCGCTCATCCACGATGACATCATCGACGCCTCCGACACCCGGCGCGGCAGACCCACGGTGCACCGGGCAATCGCCGCCGAACACGCGCAGCACAAGTGGAACGGAGATTCGGACACCTACGGCGAAAACGTCGCTATTTTATTGGGGGATCTCGCGCTCGTGTGGGCGGACGACATGTGGCGTGATTCGGGACTCAGCGAGGCGGCGCTACTCCGCGCTGCCGAACCGTGGCGTGGGATGCGCGCGGAGGTGATCGGCGGGCAGATCTTGGATATCTCGCTCGAGGCGTCCAACAGCGAGAGCGAAGAGATGGCCAACGCCGTCAACCGGTACAAGACGGCCGCGTACACGGTCGAGCGCCCTTTGCATCTCGGAGCGGCAATCGCGGATGCGGGTGCGGAGACCATCGCTGCGTTGCGCGGATACGGCCGGGATATCGGTATGGCATTCCAGCTTCGCGACGATCTCTTGGGCGTCTTCGGTGATCCGGGTGTGACCGGCAAGCCGGCCGGCGACGACCTGCGCGAAGGTAAGCGGACCGCCCTCTACGCGATCGCTCTGCAAGCAGCAGACTCCTCCGATCAGGCAGCCGCCGAGAGGTTGCGGGCTGGCATCGGTACTGCCACAGACCCGGTCGAGATCGCAGAGCTTGCCCGCATCATCGAATCCACCGGTGCCATGGACATCGTCGAGGAACGCATCAGCCAGCTGACCGAATCCGGCCTGAAATACTTGGACAATGCCGGAATCAGTGCTGACTCGGTTGAGACCCTCACTGACCTGGCAATCAAAGCGACATCCCGCCGCAAGTAAGGAGCGCGGTGGCGATGAAAAGACATGTCTCCCCAACGACGGCCGTGCGGCTGGGCATCATCGGCTCCGCGCTTCTCGCAGTCGGTTCTTTCGGGGCCGGCGCGACCCGCAACCGCGGCGGAATGCTAGACCACC encodes:
- the murF gene encoding UDP-N-acetylmuramoyl-tripeptide--D-alanyl-D-alanine ligase — encoded protein: MIPMTLGHIARVTGGTLSDSADPDATVTSYVEFDSRKITPGGLFVALPGSNVDGHDFAESAVARGAVGALVAREVGVPAVILPSVEQIEGDNSDLAAGDPDGSARAVVAGMAKLAAHVAGTLVEKHGLCITGVTGSAGKTSTKDLIANVLGRGGETVAPPGSFNNEIGLPYTVLRCTEETDFLVAEMSARNIGHIAQLANIAPPHIGVVLNVGSAHLGEFGSRENIAKAKGELVEALPENGVAILNADDKLVAGMAPRTRGRVVRFSADNSAAAQGEASEYYATDIQLDDVARATFTMHSPAGDPQRVSLKVFGAHQVSNALAAAAVGIEAGLDAATVADALSNAHSVSVNRMDVNTRADGLTVINDAYNANPDSMRAGIAALGFTAAARPGVRSIAVLGEMGELGSDSVEAHRALGDELARYSVTHLVVVGESEETRVLAEHAAERGIATYTAPDVNRATGIVGEIVRTAPPGEENWRSREERDVVLVKASNAIGLWRVAEALLADTPAPARNTHTSTRKTRGSKP
- a CDS encoding polyprenyl synthetase family protein; translation: MSERTPLVSVADVPGAVERELEDFLESSVASISEIGGPVAQAAGHVRDFVLGGGKRIRPTYGWVGYAATVDGDIGAEDPAAVLRAVSSLELIQACALIHDDIIDASDTRRGRPTVHRAIAAEHAQHKWNGDSDTYGENVAILLGDLALVWADDMWRDSGLSEAALLRAAEPWRGMRAEVIGGQILDISLEASNSESEEMANAVNRYKTAAYTVERPLHLGAAIADAGAETIAALRGYGRDIGMAFQLRDDLLGVFGDPGVTGKPAGDDLREGKRTALYAIALQAADSSDQAAAERLRAGIGTATDPVEIAELARIIESTGAMDIVEERISQLTESGLKYLDNAGISADSVETLTDLAIKATSRRK
- a CDS encoding SAV_6107 family HEPN domain-containing protein translates to MSSVISATTGAVYGATPAMSRHDEFVGAAGLLLEDARGQLAAGAADLALESAYRAALRTAGAMIAQSATVSRRKRLPSSAWDKLALTGPRGKYWAEIFVRFSRQRGRVASGIELHPDPVEVERLFEYATAFYEETAGETGGASAA
- the rsmH gene encoding 16S rRNA (cytosine(1402)-N(4))-methyltransferase RsmH, with protein sequence MDFGIDANHGHVPVMRDRMRDLLRPAAEKFGDGAVIVDGTLGAGGHTEYFLNEFPLATFIGIDRDAAALDQATRRLEEFGDRFVPVQGRFDCLADELKSRAHPAFERVRETGLAGAFFDLGVSSMQLDQEERGFAYRVDAPLDMRMDPSGGMTAADVLNTYSHGDLARVLKTYGDERFAGKIASAVVSEREKEPFDRSGRLVDLLYSVIPAATRRTGGHPAKRTFQALRVEVNRELEALANVIPMVADALGPGGRAVFMSYQSHEDKLVKRTFAELTESKTPPGLPTELPDMAPKFRLLTRGAEQASEAEIELNRRAASVRVRAVEKLGEEPDGS
- a CDS encoding UDP-N-acetylmuramoyl-L-alanyl-D-glutamate--2,6-diaminopimelate ligase; amino-acid sequence: MNGIDSNRAAAVALETVADIAAATVENRPTGALTVTGISLDSHAVEAGWIFAALPGTRVHGAAFAESSEATAILTDHAGWDILAQAGETRPVLVVDDVRAILGPVSAEIHGNPSDKLTVIGVTGTSGKTTTTYMLEAGLSAAGCAVGLIGTTGTRIKGEDVPTSLTTPEAPKLQELFALMVDRGVTHVVMEVSSHALVLGRVTGTAFDVAGFTNLSQDHLDFHPTMEDYFDAKAMLFDRQSSLAAKTSVICVDDEWGERMVRRAAEGASEGESVVVTVGTHGQAHLECEATLNGTTDSGAQDITVRLRGIEIDARLPLPGAFNVANAALATAIADAAGIDAAEFLNGLTGAAVPGRMERIDAGQEFVAVVDYAHKPAAIAAALDSLREQVDGRVGIVVGAGGDRDQSKRAVMGAESARRADLVIVTDDNPRTEDPTAIRAAVLAGAEEAAGEPGQVEIRESDSRADAIRQLVAWARPGDAVIVVGKGHEVGQIIGGVTHHFDDREEMRAALAHAGFGAKATAKEDRA
- the mraZ gene encoding division/cell wall cluster transcriptional repressor MraZ, whose amino-acid sequence is MFLGTYTPKLDDKGRLTLPAKFREGLADGLMVTKGQDHSLAVYPREEFAARARKAAAVSRTNPKARAFIRNLAASADEQTLDGSGRITLSPAHRDYANLSKECVVIGSVDFLEIWDAESWAKYQENTEAAFSAADEDDILSGLL
- a CDS encoding DUF3040 domain-containing protein — protein: MALSEQEQKLLREIEESLMADDPKFGSTVSSAPASGPAGASFRLTMRSLALIVLGLVLLISGVALAAESLWFIALSILGFVVMFAGGVWALRAPAHEVPARPARNAGPQLHRDGMSARMEENFRRRFEGQ
- a CDS encoding N-acetyltransferase, which encodes MSVTFRDLSPHEFSAMSPQLVDLYIRAMNYPVSIREQRVNVWQRDSTERDFAAVAAFANDELAGIAYGFRGSPNRWWDRQLRSGLVNNHAMTPHMIEIVDSYFELAEIHVSPQLQGGGIGRTLITRLLSQAPQPFVLLSTPEVPREANAAFGLYRSLGFRDVLRNFTYAGDPRPFAVLGRTLPLL
- a CDS encoding penicillin-binding protein 2: MDPRKRQAQAEAMSAQKVITAKRMRILTAVFLVLSLLLVGRLAWVQLKWGPKLQTVAAAQREREYEDPARRGAIVDREGNYLAYTMKARSLTVSPVTLRRELGELARNEMYADGATRAEAEAQESARVEDLLRQMANEIPTMLQSENVDGSGGDDGKNGDKASPGEKGEKDKLPTPRVNSKDILEKLHADTDYEVLVRNVDPVVAAQVAEKFHGVAADRQDIREYPNGAIGENIVGRVSMDGQGQFGLEASSDSILTGIDGRSTEDVSANGQPIPGTLRDVVPVVDGARVELTVDLDLQAYVQQALEQAKLNSKAKDAEAVVLDAKSGEVLAMANTSTIDPNGDLERQLEAGRSFENPSISHPFEPGSVAKIITASAAIEEGLTTPDEVHQVPGSIEMAGVTVADAWQHDVAPYTTAGIFGKSSNVGTLMLAQEVGDERFDDYLKRFGIGQATGIELPNESSGLVPSREQWSGGTFANLPIGQGMSVTTLQLASVYQALANGGERIEPRVVKSVTQPTGEQMPQEDPRRTRVVSEKTAKTVVDMFRAAFQDDPNGVNNGTAQGNGVPGYQLSGKTGTAQKVNPDTGAYSNSDYWITFAGIAPANDPRFVVAIMLDDPERGPLEGGGGGQSSAPIFTDIANWLINRENIPQSPDPGEPMVLQAQ